A stretch of Chiloscyllium plagiosum isolate BGI_BamShark_2017 chromosome 41, ASM401019v2, whole genome shotgun sequence DNA encodes these proteins:
- the LOC122542947 gene encoding thioredoxin-like, with product MAGAGSTLGKPKKAQGKSAPPASEKAGASQQAKGAHSPAEVGTSGRKSIPTKADVAPADKGKAAKDLAKPGEKGAPPTPGKAEGGIPLKTINSKTQFDKYIKDAGERLVVIFFSGTWCETCQGLKPIMREIAQLNNLVYFYEVNVDDSEDTAEACDIIHIPTFQFYKMGKKVAEVLDDSRESVEEKINELK from the coding sequence ATGGCGGGTGCGGGCAGCACACTGGGGAAGCCCAAGAAGGCGCAGGGCAAGAGCGCGCCACCGGCCTCGGAGAAGGCCGGTGCCTCACAACAGGCGAAGGGGGCCCACTCGCCTGCCGAGGTGGGCACGTCGGGCCGCAAAAGCATCCCAACCAAGGCCGATGTGGCACCGGCGGACAAAGGCAAGGCTGCCAAGGACTTGGCGAAACCTGGGGAGAAAGGCGCTCCGCCGACGCCGGGCAAGGCAGAGGGAGGCATTCCCCTAAAAACCATCAACAGCAAGACCCAGTTCGACAAGTACATCAAAGACGCCGGCGAGCGCCTGGTGGTCATCTTCTTCTCAGGCACCTGGTGTGAGACGTGCCAGGGCCTGAAGCCCATCATGAGGGAGATCGCCCAGCTCAACAACCTTGTGTATTTCTACGAAGTGAACGTCGACGACTCGGAGGACACGGCCGAAGCCTGCGACATCATCCACATCCCGACCTTCCAGTTCTACAAAATGGGCAAGAAGGTGGCCGAGGTCCTGGACGACAGCCGAGAGTCGGTGGAGGAGAAGATCAATGAACTGAAGTAG